ATGGAATCGGCGCCAACCGTGGCACCCGCTTCCATTTCCGGCCGTCCGTACCCCCAGCGGGCGAAAATGGCGGGCACATGCGCGCCGATTGCGGCGGCCATGTCGTTATGATGGTCGCCTGTCATGATCGCGCGGCGCGGGTCACCCCCGGCCAGTGCAATGGTGTCCAGCAGGTGGCGCGGATCAGGCTTGCGGGTGTCGAAGCTGTCCCCGCCACCCACGGCCACAAACCATTTTTCCAGATCAAGAACGCGCAGGATGTGGCGCGCGGCGGCAACGGGTTTGTTGGTGCATACGGCCATGCGCCATCCATCCGCCCGCAGGCCCGCCAGCATGGTTTCCGTACCGGGAAAGGGGCGGGACAGGTCGGTGGAATGGGGCGTATAGTCGGCCATGTAGCGGGTCGTGGCTTCGGCCGGGTCAATCGCCGCGGCAGCGGGGCCGGCATGGGCAAGCAGGCGCCGGACCAGCACCGCCACACCATCGCCAATCATGGGGCGCACTAGGTCGGGGGTAATGGGGGGCAGGCTGTAATGCACCAGCAGCCTGCTGGCGCAGGCGGCAAGGTCGGGCAGGCTGTCGATCAGTGTGCCATCCATGTCAAAAACGGCCAGGCGGGGCAGGGAGGCTGTCATCATGAACTCCTTGAATGACGGTGCGGGTGGAGAAGTAGCAATCGGAAATTCTAAGTGATGGTATCGCGCATGCATAAGGGTTTGACAGGGTGCGCGGGTGCGGAGTACCCGCACACTGCCATGAATACCAAGACCGATACCGCAGTATCCGCCCCCGCTTCCCCGCTGTCGACCGCCGTCATCCTTGCGGCCGGGCGTGGCACCCGCATGAAGTCGGAGCGGCCCAAGGTCATGCATCCGCTGGCGGGGCAGCCCATGCTGCGCTACCTGCTGGATAACGCGGCGCAGGTGTTTGACCGGGTGGTGGTGGTGATCGGTCCCGGCATGGATGACGTGGCGGCCCTTGCCGCCCCGCATGCGGTGGTGGTGCAGCATGACCGCCTTGGCACCGGCCATGCCGCCCGCCAGGCGGAGGCGGCGTTTGGCGGCGGCGATGTGGCGGTCCTGTATGGTGACAACCCGCTGATCACGCCGGGTACCATGCGTGCGCTGCTGGCGCAGCGGTGTCGCGATGATACGGACCTTGCCCTGCTGGCCATGGAACCGGCGGACCCGGCGAAGTATGGTCGCGTGGTAACGCGGAACGGGCAGGTCGAGCGCATTGTGGAATGGGCGGACGCGACCCCGGCCGAGCGTGAAATCGGGTTGTGCAACGCCGGGGTGCTGTGCGCCGATGCTGCCGATTTCCGCCGCTGGCTGGATGAAATCAACAACGACAATGCGCAGGGCGAATACTATCTGGGCGATGTGGTGGCCCGTGCCGTGGCCGATGGGCGCATCGTGCGCGCGGTCGTGGCACCCGAGGATGAACTGCGCGGCATCAATTCGCGTGCCGAACTGGCACAGGCCGAAGCCTGTGTGCAGGTGCGCCTGCGGCAGGCGGCCATGGCAGGCGGCGCCACGCTGGTTGCCCCCGAT
This portion of the Komagataeibacter sp. FNDCF1 genome encodes:
- the gph gene encoding phosphoglycolate phosphatase (PGP is an essential enzyme in the glycolate salvage pathway in higher organisms (photorespiration in plants). Phosphoglycolate results from the oxidase activity of RubisCO in the Calvin cycle when concentrations of carbon dioxide are low relative to oxygen. This enzyme is a member of the Haloacid Dehalogenase (HAD) superfamily of aspartate-nucleophile hydrolase enzymes (PF00702).), with amino-acid sequence MMTASLPRLAVFDMDGTLIDSLPDLAACASRLLVHYSLPPITPDLVRPMIGDGVAVLVRRLLAHAGPAAAAIDPAEATTRYMADYTPHSTDLSRPFPGTETMLAGLRADGWRMAVCTNKPVAAARHILRVLDLEKWFVAVGGGDSFDTRKPDPRHLLDTIALAGGDPRRAIMTGDHHNDMAAAIGAHVPAIFARWGYGRPEMEAGATVGADSITEVTHLAGEIIPA
- the glmU gene encoding bifunctional UDP-N-acetylglucosamine diphosphorylase/glucosamine-1-phosphate N-acetyltransferase GlmU is translated as MNTKTDTAVSAPASPLSTAVILAAGRGTRMKSERPKVMHPLAGQPMLRYLLDNAAQVFDRVVVVIGPGMDDVAALAAPHAVVVQHDRLGTGHAARQAEAAFGGGDVAVLYGDNPLITPGTMRALLAQRCRDDTDLALLAMEPADPAKYGRVVTRNGQVERIVEWADATPAEREIGLCNAGVLCADAADFRRWLDEINNDNAQGEYYLGDVVARAVADGRIVRAVVAPEDELRGINSRAELAQAEACVQVRLRQAAMAGGATLVAPDTVFLCADTVLEPDTVVHPHVVFGPGVHVRRGTEIHAFSHVEGAMVGPDAQIGPYARLRPGTDVGAKARVGNFVELKATTLGAGAKANHLTYLGNATVGSRANIGAGTITCNYDGVFKHVTEIGADSFIGSDSVLVAPVRVGDGTITAAGSVITHDVPDGALAVGRARQANKAGHATMFRDRLKKRKEQG